A stretch of Methanococcus voltae PS DNA encodes these proteins:
- a CDS encoding DUF473 domain-containing protein, translating into MKTLAVTGISRNSISELLKNQVRTFVLKNIANYSVLTNSEVGDVLFLTSIRKSDLTVGTEGLIAKLVSVDLCNNIVTDEKADENETVVVNAQFEFLGYAVCLDMSENEEYPLVNPKTLFIRIKSIYG; encoded by the coding sequence ATGAAAACACTTGCTGTAACGGGTATTTCAAGGAATTCGATTTCAGAATTACTGAAAAACCAAGTTAGAACGTTTGTATTAAAAAATATAGCTAATTATTCAGTTTTAACAAATTCTGAAGTTGGGGATGTATTATTTTTGACCAGTATCCGTAAAAGTGATTTAACGGTGGGTACAGAGGGCTTAATTGCTAAATTAGTTAGCGTAGACTTATGTAATAATATTGTAACTGATGAAAAAGCTGACGAAAATGAAACTGTGGTTGTAAACGCACAGTTTGAATTTTTAGGTTATGCAGTTTGTTTGGATATGTCAGAAAATGAGGAATACCCACTAGTAAATCCTAAAACTTTGTTTATACGTATTAAATCAATTTATGGGTAA
- a CDS encoding proteasome assembly chaperone family protein, whose protein sequence is MQYISLKTVDYEDPLVIVGFPSVGLVGSISSYHIIKNLDLEYIGYFEDPLFPLAMIVEDSVAYPPVRVYGRKDLIVFFSDVLIPSELIYPFVDVTVERLKDIKPKMVVTLEGFASMRPENVYWVSTSETIVDKLMKFQNHALKNKEDSTKGKETKEETKSDVDNSINNIDSMNNINNIDFDNLPEETSLEELELMTLDTNQNMNYGSLQEEVNAKIETGMNKLKLGMVGGISAHMMLKCNYQNIPAACLLVETVGLRPDPKAASIIIGVLNKEYDINANIDELIEEAEKIQSKLNNLAKEHAKLMTKSENPMYM, encoded by the coding sequence ATGCAATATATTAGCTTAAAAACCGTGGATTATGAAGACCCGCTGGTAATTGTAGGATTTCCGAGTGTAGGGCTCGTAGGAAGCATTTCATCATATCATATTATAAAAAATTTGGATTTGGAATACATAGGGTATTTTGAAGACCCGCTTTTTCCATTGGCAATGATTGTGGAAGATAGCGTAGCTTATCCGCCGGTTAGGGTTTATGGCCGAAAAGATTTGATAGTATTCTTTTCAGACGTTTTAATTCCGAGCGAATTAATATATCCTTTTGTAGATGTAACCGTAGAACGATTAAAAGATATAAAACCAAAAATGGTTGTAACTTTGGAAGGATTTGCATCTATGCGTCCGGAAAATGTTTATTGGGTATCTACTTCCGAAACAATTGTAGATAAGTTAATGAAATTCCAAAATCACGCTTTAAAAAATAAAGAAGATTCTACAAAGGGTAAGGAAACCAAAGAAGAAACCAAATCTGACGTAGATAATAGTATTAATAATATCGATAGTATGAATAATATAAATAATATAGATTTTGATAATTTACCCGAAGAAACAAGTTTGGAAGAATTGGAGCTAATGACTTTGGATACAAATCAAAATATGAATTATGGTAGCTTACAAGAAGAAGTAAACGCCAAAATAGAGACTGGTATGAATAAATTAAAATTGGGAATGGTCGGAGGTATTTCAGCACATATGATGTTAAAATGCAACTATCAAAATATACCTGCAGCCTGTTTATTGGTGGAAACCGTAGGTTTAAGACCTGACCCTAAAGCTGCTTCGATAATAATCGGTGTATTAAATAAAGAATATGATATAAACGCTAATATCGATGAATTAATAGAAGAAGCTGAGAAAATACAAAGTAAATTGAATAATCTTGCTAAGGAACATGCAAAATTAATGACAAAATCTGAAAATCCAATGTATATGTAA